A stretch of the Haloarcula ordinaria genome encodes the following:
- a CDS encoding PAS domain S-box protein has protein sequence MSTPTLTAALQETLDGFDEAGTPLTTSEVADRLDLGRRSTYERLDRLTEADRLRSKKVGASARVWWRPPDDTAVGSGPEQFDSFVDAVDEYAIFRLDADGRVQSWNAGAERLKGYTADDVLGESFSMFYTDEDRAEGVPGENLERAVDAGTIEREGWRRRKDGTRFWANVTLQAVTTGGEHTGFIKITKDMTDRRERERQLRRERDLTHELLETAPVRLGIYRGDGTLERVNSLSRQRVGLDDESIPEFDISDLEFYDADGEPLSPADHPVPQVIETGEPAETVVQHDDPEGRHHWVRLSASPVVGDDGDIERVVIAGEEFTDLKRQEAQLERRRDELSAELDEMFDRIDEAFFAVDDDWRFTYVNEQAENALKRSAGELMGQRIWNQFPEAAESRFQREYERARETQESVTFEAYFDPVETWFEVSAYPSENGLSVYFQDITDRKRREEELERYETIVETMSDGVYVVDDTRTMTMANESYAEILGYEPSEVLGMDVSDIVDGEVAEEAERLHAQLADGERETARLEAELTTSEGKTVTAEATFALIDTGTDSQERIGVVRDVTQRRARERRLEHYETIVETIEDGIYAVDESGHFTMVNEGFCRLTGLERAALVGAHASKVQDDDITAEAEAQAREMADGDRDVGSVQVDIVTSDGDTVPCETRFSLLESAPDRGRCGVVRDISDRLEQERELERRLTQQEVVAELGQRALTDHDIDTLMAEATRQVADVLGTDYCKVLELNQSEATLLLRQGIGWSEGLVGTTEISAVDDESQAAYTLETTGPVVVEDLATEDRFSGPDLLTDHDVRSGISTIIGSASEPWGVLGAHATDVRSLSETDVTFVQSVANVLASAIKRRDDETRLRHQREQLSALNSINAVVRETTKAVIEQPTRDEIERVVCENLAETDSYAFAWVGEADADSDAVNVRTAAGTQGYLDDITVKTDPDDPDDPHGLGPTGRALRETEPQVARNLADNERHEPWDEWAAAAGVAASVAIPIAHDGSVYGVLNVYSERAEAFDPAELAVVGQLGEVVGHAIAATERKRALTSDEVVELEFAVHDIFEDVTGVTAPSGTVHIDQVVPVDDGNYIIYGTASDEAAAAFPDLVEAMPNWSSATLRAADDGSNFELKMSDPPILSTLAEAGGLVESATLEDGTYHLTVHLSPNTEVRRVTDAVLAAYPSASLLRRRQLTRTEGGAVAVQQTLEEELTDRQRTVLTAAFHAGFFEWPRDVTGEDLAASLDVSPPTVHQHLRKAQRKVFAALFS, from the coding sequence ATGAGTACGCCGACGCTGACTGCCGCCCTGCAGGAGACGCTGGACGGGTTCGACGAAGCCGGGACGCCGCTGACGACGAGCGAGGTCGCGGACCGGCTCGACCTCGGCCGGCGGAGCACGTACGAGCGACTCGACCGACTGACCGAGGCCGACCGTCTCCGGAGCAAGAAGGTCGGCGCCAGTGCCCGGGTCTGGTGGCGGCCACCCGATGACACCGCTGTGGGTTCCGGCCCGGAGCAGTTCGACTCGTTCGTCGACGCCGTCGACGAGTACGCCATCTTCAGACTGGACGCCGACGGTCGTGTGCAGAGCTGGAACGCCGGGGCCGAGCGGCTCAAGGGATACACTGCCGACGACGTGCTCGGCGAGTCCTTCTCGATGTTCTACACCGACGAGGACCGGGCCGAGGGGGTACCCGGAGAGAACCTCGAGCGGGCAGTGGACGCCGGGACCATCGAACGCGAGGGGTGGCGTCGCCGGAAAGACGGAACGCGGTTCTGGGCGAACGTCACCCTCCAGGCGGTCACCACCGGCGGCGAGCACACCGGGTTCATCAAGATAACCAAGGACATGACCGACCGTCGTGAGCGCGAGCGCCAGCTCAGGCGGGAGCGCGACCTCACCCACGAACTGCTCGAGACGGCCCCCGTACGGTTGGGCATCTACCGGGGCGACGGGACCCTCGAGCGGGTCAACTCGCTGTCCAGGCAGCGAGTCGGACTGGACGACGAGTCGATTCCCGAGTTCGACATCTCGGACCTGGAGTTCTACGACGCCGACGGTGAGCCGCTGTCGCCGGCGGACCACCCGGTCCCGCAGGTCATCGAGACCGGTGAACCCGCGGAGACGGTCGTCCAGCACGACGACCCCGAGGGTCGACACCACTGGGTGCGCCTCAGCGCGAGCCCGGTCGTGGGCGACGACGGCGACATCGAGCGGGTCGTCATCGCCGGCGAGGAGTTCACCGACCTCAAACGGCAGGAGGCACAGCTTGAGCGCCGCCGCGACGAGCTCAGTGCCGAGCTCGACGAGATGTTCGACCGCATCGACGAGGCGTTCTTCGCCGTGGACGACGACTGGCGGTTCACCTACGTCAACGAACAGGCCGAGAACGCCCTCAAGCGGTCCGCCGGCGAGCTGATGGGTCAGCGCATCTGGAACCAGTTCCCCGAGGCCGCCGAGTCGCGGTTCCAGCGGGAGTACGAGCGGGCCCGGGAGACCCAGGAGTCTGTCACCTTCGAAGCGTACTTCGACCCGGTCGAGACGTGGTTCGAGGTCAGTGCGTACCCGTCCGAGAACGGGCTATCGGTGTACTTCCAGGACATTACCGACCGCAAGCGTCGCGAAGAGGAACTCGAACGCTACGAGACCATCGTCGAGACGATGAGCGACGGGGTGTACGTCGTCGACGATACCCGGACGATGACGATGGCCAACGAGAGTTACGCCGAGATACTCGGATACGAGCCCAGCGAGGTCCTCGGGATGGACGTCTCGGACATCGTCGACGGCGAGGTGGCCGAGGAGGCCGAGCGGCTCCACGCGCAACTGGCGGACGGCGAGCGCGAGACGGCGCGACTGGAGGCCGAACTCACGACGAGCGAGGGGAAGACGGTCACCGCCGAGGCGACCTTCGCGCTCATCGACACCGGAACGGACTCCCAGGAGCGCATCGGCGTCGTTCGGGACGTGACCCAGCGCAGGGCTCGCGAGCGGCGGCTGGAACACTACGAGACCATCGTCGAGACCATCGAGGACGGCATCTACGCCGTCGACGAGTCGGGCCACTTCACGATGGTCAACGAGGGCTTCTGTCGGTTGACCGGGCTCGAGCGTGCGGCGCTGGTCGGGGCCCACGCCTCGAAGGTCCAGGACGACGACATCACCGCCGAAGCCGAGGCACAGGCCAGGGAGATGGCCGACGGGGACCGCGACGTCGGGTCCGTCCAGGTCGACATCGTCACGAGCGACGGCGACACCGTCCCCTGCGAGACCCGGTTCAGTCTGCTCGAGTCGGCCCCGGACCGCGGCCGCTGTGGCGTCGTGCGTGACATCTCCGACAGGCTCGAACAGGAACGAGAGCTCGAGCGGCGGCTGACCCAGCAGGAGGTCGTCGCCGAACTCGGCCAGCGAGCGCTCACCGACCACGACATCGACACGCTGATGGCCGAAGCCACGCGCCAGGTCGCCGACGTGCTGGGGACGGACTACTGCAAAGTGCTCGAGTTGAACCAGTCCGAGGCGACGCTGTTGCTCCGCCAGGGAATCGGCTGGAGCGAGGGGCTGGTCGGGACCACGGAGATATCGGCCGTCGACGACGAGAGCCAGGCGGCCTACACGCTCGAGACCACCGGTCCGGTGGTCGTCGAGGACCTGGCAACCGAGGACCGGTTCAGCGGTCCCGACCTGCTGACCGACCACGACGTCCGGAGCGGTATCTCGACTATCATCGGGTCCGCGAGCGAGCCGTGGGGTGTCCTCGGGGCGCACGCAACCGACGTGCGCTCGCTCTCGGAGACCGACGTCACCTTCGTCCAGTCGGTCGCCAACGTCCTGGCCTCCGCCATCAAGCGCCGCGACGACGAGACACGGCTGCGACACCAGCGCGAGCAGCTCTCGGCCCTGAACAGCATCAACGCGGTCGTCCGCGAGACGACGAAGGCGGTCATCGAACAGCCCACGCGGGACGAGATCGAGCGCGTCGTCTGCGAGAACCTCGCCGAGACGGACTCCTACGCGTTCGCCTGGGTCGGCGAAGCCGACGCCGACTCCGATGCCGTCAACGTCCGGACCGCGGCGGGGACACAGGGGTATCTCGACGACATCACGGTCAAGACCGACCCGGACGACCCGGACGACCCGCACGGCCTGGGACCGACCGGTCGTGCGCTCCGCGAGACCGAACCGCAGGTCGCCCGGAACCTCGCTGACAACGAGCGCCACGAGCCCTGGGACGAGTGGGCCGCGGCCGCGGGCGTGGCGGCGTCGGTCGCGATTCCCATCGCCCACGACGGGAGCGTCTACGGGGTCCTCAACGTCTACTCGGAGCGGGCCGAGGCCTTCGACCCCGCGGAGCTGGCCGTCGTCGGCCAGCTCGGCGAGGTGGTCGGTCACGCCATCGCCGCGACCGAGCGAAAGCGTGCGCTCACCAGCGACGAGGTGGTCGAGCTCGAGTTCGCGGTCCACGACATCTTCGAGGACGTGACGGGTGTCACGGCGCCGTCGGGGACGGTCCACATCGACCAGGTGGTTCCGGTCGACGACGGGAACTACATCATCTACGGCACCGCGTCGGACGAGGCCGCGGCGGCGTTCCCGGACCTCGTCGAGGCGATGCCGAACTGGTCGTCTGCAACACTCCGGGCGGCAGACGACGGGTCGAACTTCGAACTCAAGATGTCGGACCCCCCGATACTCTCGACGCTGGCGGAGGCGGGCGGACTCGTCGAATCCGCGACCCTGGAGGACGGAACCTACCACCTGACCGTCCACCTCTCGCCGAACACAGAGGTCAGGCGGGTGACCGACGCCGTCCTGGCAGCGTACCCGTCGGCGTCGCTCCTCCGGCGGCGCCAGCTGACCCGCACGGAAGGGGGCGCAGTCGCGGTCCAGCAGACGCTCGAAGAGGAGCTCACCGACCGCCAGCGGACGGTGCTGACCGCGGCGTTCCACGCCGGATTCTTCGAGTGGCCCCGCGACGTCACCGGCGAGGACCTCGCTGCCTCGCTGGACGTATCCCCGCCGACCGTCCACCAGCACCTCCGGAAGGCTCAGCGGAAGGTCTTCGCGGCGCTGTTCTCCTGA
- the gatA gene encoding Asp-tRNA(Asn)/Glu-tRNA(Gln) amidotransferase subunit GatA, with protein MTDYNGYVTTERIEGADDGPLAGRTVAVKDNISTEGVRTTCGSAMLEDYVPPYDATVVERLKAAGATIPGKTNMDEFGMGTTTETSAFGPVENPVAEGRVPGGSSGGSAAVVAAGDADMALGSDTGGSIRCPAAFCGVVGIKPTYGLVSRYGLVAYANSLEQIGPIAPTTEAAAELLEVIAGPDEHDATTREAPDGQQSYADAADGDVEGLSIGVPTELLDGADEAVVETFWDAMAELETQGATYHEVDLPSVEHAVEAYYVIAMSEASSNLARFDGVRYGESGGYDGNWNESFAKAREEGFGEEVKRRILLGTYALSAGYHDKYYKKAQDARAWVKQDFDEALEDADVLASPTMPVPPMKRGESLDDPLTMYLADANTTPVNLANLPAISVPAGETDAGLPVGLQLVGPAFGERTIIRAGSALA; from the coding sequence ATGACCGACTACAACGGCTACGTCACGACCGAACGTATCGAGGGGGCTGACGACGGCCCGCTCGCGGGTCGGACCGTCGCGGTCAAGGACAACATCTCCACCGAGGGCGTCCGCACCACCTGCGGGTCGGCGATGCTCGAAGACTACGTCCCGCCCTACGACGCGACGGTCGTCGAACGGCTGAAAGCCGCCGGCGCGACCATCCCCGGGAAGACCAACATGGACGAGTTCGGGATGGGGACGACGACCGAGACGTCGGCGTTCGGTCCCGTCGAGAATCCCGTTGCCGAGGGGCGTGTCCCCGGGGGCTCCTCCGGCGGTTCCGCTGCAGTGGTCGCCGCGGGTGACGCCGATATGGCGCTGGGCTCTGATACGGGTGGCTCCATCCGCTGTCCCGCCGCCTTCTGCGGCGTCGTCGGTATCAAGCCCACCTACGGCCTGGTCTCCCGATACGGCCTGGTCGCCTACGCCAACAGTCTCGAACAGATCGGTCCTATCGCCCCGACCACCGAAGCGGCCGCCGAACTGCTGGAGGTCATCGCCGGCCCCGACGAGCACGACGCCACCACGCGCGAAGCACCGGACGGCCAGCAGTCCTACGCCGACGCGGCCGACGGCGACGTCGAGGGGCTCTCCATCGGCGTACCCACCGAACTCTTAGACGGTGCTGACGAGGCCGTCGTCGAGACGTTCTGGGACGCGATGGCCGAGCTGGAAACACAGGGCGCGACGTACCACGAGGTCGACCTCCCGTCGGTCGAACACGCCGTCGAGGCCTACTACGTCATCGCCATGTCCGAGGCCTCCTCGAACCTCGCCCGGTTCGACGGCGTCCGCTACGGCGAGTCGGGTGGCTACGACGGCAACTGGAACGAGTCGTTCGCGAAAGCCCGCGAGGAGGGCTTCGGTGAGGAGGTCAAACGCCGCATCCTGCTGGGCACCTACGCCCTCTCGGCCGGCTACCACGACAAGTACTACAAGAAGGCCCAGGACGCCCGCGCCTGGGTCAAGCAGGACTTCGACGAGGCGCTCGAGGACGCCGACGTGCTCGCCTCGCCGACGATGCCGGTGCCGCCGATGAAGCGCGGCGAGAGCCTCGACGACCCGCTGACGATGTATCTGGCCGACGCGAACACCACGCCGGTCAATCTGGCGAACCTCCCGGCCATCTCGGTCCCGGCCGGGGAGACCGACGCGGGCCTCCCCGTGGGGCTCCAGCTGGTCGGCCCGGCGTTCGGCGAACGGACGATAATCCGCGCCGGCAGCGCGCTGGCCTGA
- the gatC gene encoding Asp-tRNA(Asn)/Glu-tRNA(Gln) amidotransferase subunit GatC: protein MSDNAVDPDEVRHVAELARVDLEDDEVERFTEQFGDILEAFEALDEVPETEREAALANVMRPDEVRECLSQDEALQNAPESEEGQFKGPKVS, encoded by the coding sequence ATGAGCGACAACGCCGTCGACCCCGACGAGGTCCGTCACGTCGCGGAGCTCGCCCGCGTCGACCTCGAGGACGACGAGGTCGAGCGGTTCACCGAGCAGTTCGGCGATATCCTCGAAGCGTTCGAGGCACTCGACGAGGTGCCCGAGACCGAGCGCGAGGCGGCCCTCGCGAACGTCATGCGACCGGACGAGGTCCGCGAGTGCCTGAGTCAGGACGAAGCGCTCCAGAACGCCCCGGAATCGGAGGAAGGGCAGTTCAAAGGCCCGAAGGTGTCGTGA
- a CDS encoding transcription initiation factor IIB, protein MTDTTIRRYTSERETEDEQVDESEAAVVCPECGGSLVSDSERGETVCQDCGLVVEEDEIDPGPEWRAFDSSEKDQKSRVGAPTTNMMHDKGLSTNIGWQNKDAYGNSLSSRQREKMQRLRTWNERFRTRDSKERNLKQALGEIDRMASALGLPENVRETASVIYRRALDENLLPGRSIEGVSTASLYAAARQAGTPRSLDEITGVSRVEKDEIARTYRYVVRELSLEIQPADPESYVPRFASDLELSEEVERRARQLLQNAKEQGVHSGKSPVGLAAAAVYAASLLTNEKVTQSEVSEVANISEVTIRNRYHELLEAEDSVRP, encoded by the coding sequence ATGACCGATACGACCATCCGCCGATACACGAGTGAGCGCGAAACCGAAGACGAGCAGGTAGACGAATCCGAAGCGGCAGTCGTCTGTCCGGAGTGCGGTGGCTCGCTGGTCTCCGACAGCGAGCGTGGTGAGACCGTCTGTCAGGACTGTGGCCTCGTCGTCGAGGAGGACGAGATCGACCCTGGCCCCGAATGGCGTGCGTTCGACTCCTCAGAGAAGGACCAGAAGTCCCGCGTCGGCGCTCCGACGACGAACATGATGCACGACAAGGGGCTGTCGACGAACATCGGCTGGCAGAACAAGGACGCCTACGGCAACTCGCTGTCCTCGCGTCAGCGCGAGAAGATGCAGCGCCTGCGCACCTGGAACGAGCGGTTCCGCACGCGTGACTCCAAGGAGCGCAACCTCAAGCAGGCCCTGGGCGAGATCGACCGCATGGCCTCGGCGCTCGGCCTCCCGGAGAACGTCCGGGAGACCGCGAGCGTCATCTACCGCCGCGCGCTCGACGAGAACCTCCTGCCGGGGCGCTCCATCGAGGGCGTCTCGACGGCCTCGCTGTACGCGGCCGCCCGCCAGGCGGGGACTCCCCGCTCGCTCGACGAGATTACTGGCGTCTCCCGCGTCGAGAAGGACGAAATCGCCCGGACCTACCGCTACGTGGTCCGGGAACTGAGCCTCGAAATCCAGCCCGCCGACCCCGAGAGCTACGTCCCCCGCTTCGCCTCCGACCTGGAGCTCTCCGAAGAGGTCGAACGCCGAGCCCGCCAGCTGCTCCAGAACGCGAAGGAACAGGGCGTCCACTCCGGCAAGTCGCCGGTCGGCCTCGCCGCCGCGGCCGTCTACGCCGCCTCCCTGCTGACCAACGAGAAGGTCACCCAGAGCGAGGTCAGCGAGGTGGCCAACATCTCCGAGGTCACCATCCGCAACCGGTACCACGAACTGCTGGAAGCAGAGGACAGCGTCCGTCCCTGA
- a CDS encoding NUDIX hydrolase, producing the protein METTRHFVATVYVVSDGAVALHEHDKLEMWLPAGGHIDRDELPHEAALRETREELGLDVELVAPKEGIESETVRSIPQPQHFLLEDINVDASGAVGHQHIDFIFYGAVESRDIDPGPGEQPAEDWGWFTPEALQANGDRFPADVIEVGQRAIAAVDGR; encoded by the coding sequence ATGGAGACCACCCGTCACTTCGTCGCGACCGTCTACGTCGTCAGCGACGGCGCCGTCGCACTGCACGAACACGACAAGCTCGAGATGTGGCTTCCGGCCGGGGGACACATCGACCGCGACGAACTCCCACACGAGGCCGCGCTCCGGGAGACGCGAGAGGAGCTGGGCCTCGACGTCGAACTGGTCGCTCCGAAAGAGGGAATCGAGAGCGAGACGGTCCGTTCGATACCACAGCCACAGCACTTCCTGCTCGAGGACATCAACGTCGACGCGAGCGGTGCGGTGGGCCACCAGCACATCGACTTCATCTTCTACGGCGCGGTCGAGAGCCGCGACATCGACCCCGGACCGGGCGAACAACCGGCCGAGGACTGGGGCTGGTTCACGCCCGAGGCACTGCAAGCGAACGGGGACCGCTTCCCAGCCGACGTCATCGAGGTGGGCCAGCGGGCCATCGCGGCGGTCGACGGGCGGTGA
- a CDS encoding asparagine synthase C-terminal domain-containing protein, with protein MQGADADVVRAALDSGEPLPGTGGFAGDLGDTLVRDVLGRYPLFVEGDAPSPGPLAEADWSHDPTDLEAPERFSAGHVRDADGTRSVWSLPDLSPYENRETAVAAVREAVEGRIDDVDSEGLAIAFSGGVDSALLAARLDAPLYVAGFPESHDVEAARAAADALDRDLTVVELTHDALERAVPELVAATGRTNAMAIQIALPLYLTAERVAADGFDRLAVGQGADELFGGYAKVAKAPDDPRVQADTIRGAQREVVATLPDQLERDVLALRAAGVEPVAPLLHDDVVRSALRLDDAMLVDGETRKWALRQAALGSLPETIAMRDKKAAQYGSLAARELDRLARQAGYKRRMDDHVTQYVESLAPEPPSFRRRDAR; from the coding sequence ATGCAGGGCGCCGACGCCGACGTCGTCCGGGCCGCACTCGACTCCGGCGAGCCACTGCCAGGGACCGGCGGGTTCGCCGGTGACCTCGGTGATACGCTCGTCCGCGACGTGCTCGGTCGATACCCGCTGTTCGTCGAAGGCGACGCCCCGTCGCCGGGGCCACTCGCTGAGGCCGACTGGAGTCACGACCCGACCGACCTCGAGGCGCCGGAACGATTCTCCGCGGGGCACGTCCGAGACGCCGATGGGACCCGGTCGGTGTGGTCGCTACCCGACCTGTCACCGTACGAGAACCGCGAGACGGCCGTCGCGGCAGTCCGCGAGGCCGTCGAGGGGCGCATCGACGACGTCGACAGCGAAGGGCTGGCCATCGCCTTCTCCGGTGGCGTCGACTCGGCCCTGCTCGCCGCCCGCCTCGACGCGCCGCTGTACGTCGCCGGCTTCCCCGAGAGCCACGACGTCGAGGCGGCCCGGGCCGCGGCCGACGCGCTCGACCGCGACCTCACCGTCGTGGAACTGACACACGACGCGCTCGAACGGGCGGTCCCCGAACTCGTCGCGGCGACGGGGCGCACGAACGCGATGGCGATTCAGATCGCCCTCCCGCTGTATCTCACCGCCGAGCGGGTCGCAGCGGACGGGTTCGACCGTCTCGCCGTCGGCCAGGGGGCCGACGAGCTGTTCGGCGGCTACGCGAAAGTGGCCAAGGCACCTGACGACCCTCGTGTCCAGGCCGACACGATCCGCGGGGCGCAGCGCGAGGTGGTCGCCACGCTCCCCGACCAGCTCGAACGGGACGTCCTCGCGCTGCGGGCGGCGGGCGTCGAACCGGTCGCCCCGTTGTTGCACGACGACGTGGTCCGGTCGGCCCTCAGACTCGACGACGCGATGCTGGTCGACGGCGAGACGCGCAAGTGGGCACTCCGCCAGGCGGCACTCGGGTCGCTCCCCGAAACCATCGCGATGCGTGACAAGAAAGCCGCACAGTACGGGTCACTCGCCGCACGTGAGCTCGACCGGCTGGCCCGCCAGGCCGGCTACAAGCGCCGGATGGACGACCACGTCACCCAGTACGTCGAGTCGCTGGCGCCGGAGCCGCCGTCGTTCCGACGCCGCGACGCTCGGTGA
- a CDS encoding PHP domain-containing protein: MLSVELHTHSSLSYDGRDSVELLLEQASAVGLDALAVTDHDEIDASLRAAELAPEYDLVGIPGMEVTCAAGHVLALGIREAIPQGLPFGETLDRIRDQGGLAVVPHPFQESRHGVLEHITKDELATADAIEVYNSRLLTGRSNRQAERFARRRGLPMTAGSDAHIAEMVGQAVTNVDADDRSVAAILAAIEDGRTTVEGERTPWRISFRQAAGGAKRRVVNRLSTYLD, translated from the coding sequence GTGCTGTCGGTCGAGCTCCACACGCATTCGTCGCTGTCCTACGACGGTCGTGACTCCGTCGAACTCCTTTTAGAGCAGGCCAGCGCCGTCGGGCTGGACGCGCTGGCGGTCACCGACCACGACGAGATAGACGCGAGCCTCCGGGCGGCCGAACTGGCTCCCGAGTACGACCTCGTCGGGATTCCGGGCATGGAGGTCACCTGCGCGGCCGGCCACGTCCTCGCGCTGGGCATCCGTGAGGCGATTCCACAGGGCCTGCCCTTCGGCGAGACGCTCGACCGCATCCGCGACCAGGGCGGCCTCGCGGTCGTCCCCCACCCGTTCCAGGAGTCGCGCCACGGTGTCCTCGAACACATCACGAAGGACGAACTCGCGACGGCCGACGCGATAGAGGTGTACAACTCGCGGCTGCTGACCGGCCGGTCGAACCGCCAGGCCGAACGCTTCGCCCGCCGCCGCGGCCTGCCGATGACCGCCGGGAGCGACGCTCACATCGCCGAGATGGTCGGGCAGGCGGTCACGAACGTCGACGCGGACGACCGCTCCGTCGCGGCCATCCTCGCGGCTATCGAGGACGGCCGAACCACCGTCGAGGGGGAGCGAACCCCGTGGCGCATCAGCTTCCGGCAGGCCGCCGGGGGTGCGAAGCGCCGCGTCGTCAACCGCCTCTCGACCTACCTGGACTGA
- a CDS encoding PAS domain-containing sensor histidine kinase, which produces MVQEWDGADWGQSESNVLERAIEGAMDGVAILGPDGRYATVNQTHAELYGYEDPEAMVGESWQTCYEEPELERFQEEVLPETYDEGAWRGEAVGVRTDGTEFEQELSLTTFDDDGLICVVRDISDRVERKGELKSTTSLLSKLVENIPVGILAENADREVLFANERFCTLLDIDADPQELVGTDCANAARRYKHLFTDPDRFVEQTDESVENSVPVEQESFDLVDGRTLERSAIPVDLDGDTPGHLWVYRDVTRRTRYERRLNDLHETTRELMMLSSPPEIASLASEAVTDLLDLPLNGFHLYDERTGELVPVAWSETAEAVVGVPPTFSKGEGLVWETFEAGEPRVFDDLQAVDGVYNPETEIRSEIQLPLGSHGIFVVGAREPGAFDETDVSLAKLFATNIETALDRAADERALKQRERELQQRNDQLNQFANVLSHDLRNPLNVASGRVELLDVDSDDDNLEAIRRAHSRMEALIDDTLTLARHGDPIGKTTAVPVADTARAAWSQVETPDARLEVDLDIELDADQSRLQQLFENLFRNAAEHGGAGVTVRVGELDDGAGFYVEDDGVGIPPDDRASVFDHGFSTTADGTGFGLAIVQQIVHAHDWEIAVAASESGGARFEIRGGDRRGEHWTD; this is translated from the coding sequence GTGGTTCAGGAATGGGATGGCGCTGACTGGGGGCAGTCAGAATCGAACGTTCTCGAACGGGCCATCGAGGGGGCGATGGACGGCGTCGCGATACTCGGCCCGGACGGGCGCTACGCCACGGTCAACCAAACCCACGCTGAACTCTACGGATACGAGGACCCCGAGGCGATGGTCGGCGAATCCTGGCAGACCTGCTACGAAGAGCCTGAACTGGAACGCTTCCAGGAGGAGGTGCTGCCGGAGACGTACGACGAGGGCGCCTGGCGCGGCGAGGCCGTCGGCGTGCGTACCGACGGAACCGAGTTCGAACAGGAGCTGTCACTGACGACGTTCGACGACGACGGTCTGATATGTGTCGTCCGCGACATCTCCGACCGCGTCGAGCGAAAAGGGGAACTCAAGTCGACGACGTCGCTGCTGTCGAAGCTCGTCGAGAACATCCCCGTCGGTATCCTCGCCGAGAACGCCGACCGCGAGGTCCTGTTCGCCAACGAGCGGTTCTGTACCCTCCTGGATATCGACGCCGACCCGCAGGAACTCGTCGGCACGGACTGTGCCAACGCGGCCCGCCGGTACAAGCACCTGTTCACCGACCCCGACCGGTTCGTCGAACAGACCGACGAGTCGGTCGAAAACTCGGTCCCCGTCGAGCAGGAGTCGTTCGACCTCGTGGACGGCCGGACGCTCGAACGGAGCGCGATACCGGTCGACCTGGACGGCGACACCCCTGGTCACCTCTGGGTCTACCGCGACGTTACCAGGCGAACACGGTACGAGCGGCGGCTCAACGACCTCCACGAGACGACGCGGGAACTGATGATGCTGTCCTCCCCGCCGGAGATCGCGTCGCTCGCCAGCGAGGCGGTGACCGACCTGCTGGACCTCCCACTGAACGGATTCCATCTCTACGACGAGCGCACCGGCGAGCTCGTGCCGGTCGCCTGGTCGGAGACCGCCGAAGCCGTCGTCGGCGTTCCACCGACGTTCTCTAAGGGCGAGGGACTGGTGTGGGAGACGTTCGAGGCCGGCGAGCCGAGGGTGTTCGACGACCTCCAGGCCGTCGACGGCGTCTACAACCCCGAGACGGAGATCCGAAGCGAGATCCAGCTCCCGCTTGGCTCGCACGGAATCTTCGTCGTCGGCGCACGTGAGCCCGGCGCGTTCGACGAGACCGACGTCTCGCTGGCGAAGCTGTTCGCGACGAACATCGAGACCGCGCTCGACCGGGCAGCCGACGAACGGGCGCTCAAACAGCGGGAACGGGAGCTCCAGCAGCGCAACGACCAGCTCAACCAGTTCGCGAACGTGCTGTCACACGACCTCAGAAACCCGCTGAACGTGGCCAGTGGCCGGGTCGAACTGCTTGATGTCGACTCGGACGACGACAACCTCGAGGCGATTCGTCGGGCCCACTCGCGGATGGAGGCGCTCATCGACGACACCCTGACGCTGGCCCGGCATGGGGACCCCATCGGCAAGACCACCGCCGTTCCCGTCGCGGACACCGCGCGGGCGGCGTGGTCACAGGTCGAGACGCCCGACGCACGGCTCGAGGTCGACCTGGATATCGAGCTCGACGCCGACCAGAGCCGCCTTCAACAGCTGTTCGAGAACCTCTTCCGAAACGCGGCCGAACACGGTGGGGCGGGTGTGACCGTCCGGGTTGGCGAGCTCGACGACGGCGCTGGTTTCTACGTCGAGGACGACGGCGTCGGTATCCCCCCGGACGACCGTGCGTCGGTTTTCGACCACGGGTTCTCGACGACCGCCGACGGGACCGGGTTCGGCCTCGCTATCGTGCAACAGATTGTGCACGCCCACGACTGGGAGATTGCCGTCGCTGCGTCGGAGTCGGGGGGTGCCCGGTTCGAAATCCGCGGCGGGGACCGTCGCGGCGAGCACTGGACGGACTGA